The Pungitius pungitius chromosome 4, fPunPun2.1, whole genome shotgun sequence nucleotide sequence ACCATTGatgatatatatacagtatatagagaAAGAGATCATAATATTTTGGCTTTTCAGACAAAATTGctagaaaaacaaatattttagcCCAGTTGTGTGTGCCAATGTTGTATACAGTTtctagatacacacacacacacacacactcgttttTATAACACATTAAAGATTGATTCACAGCTTACATGTTATCCATAATTTACTGTGGTATACATGTATATCCATAAAAGACAATATCAACTTTTGATAATCCAAACACATTACCACACCAAAATCCCCCAAATCCAAGTGGTATGATTGTGGAAGATTTAATAAACAGACCCTGTGACTCATATTCacagttttattcatttatccatttagtttgaatacaATTACTATTATGCTGAATACAGAGCATGATCAAAGCATGATTTGTCTGGTGGGTCCAATAGGagacaaacatttttcaaaataaaagaataatatCCCTGTAGCAAAATCATTACAGGGATTTGTAATAAAAAATGCAATAGTAATTCTCTGAAAAAAATCGTTTCAGCATTATTCAATACCCAGTGTTTTTAAATTAGAGGAGAATAGCTGTTATGCAAGGCCTAAATTCTAGCCTTGGTGTAGGTATTTTTCCACAAGCAGACGCACCATGACATCCACAAATTGTGTAACAGCCTCAATGCGTGCTGCTTAAATGATccagcaggtgttttttttaggattttaCATCAGATTGATACATTTCAGTCCAACACAGCATTCATAATATAGCATGTTTCTCTGCAAATCTAAGCTTGTTTTAATTAACATAACTTAAAATACAAGTTATATCTGCTTCCCCCTCTGGTATGCCTCCTTCAAAGGGAGCCTCATACACTTTGTCTTCATTATACACATTATAGATTGTGTTGGGGTAACATTCTTTTAAATTTACGCATTTATTCTGAGACTAGGAGGATACACAGCCATATGAATATTGTCATTCGAGTTAAATCAAAGAATTTTATTCACCTATATTTCTTCTGCATAAAAGTGTAGTGCATAATTATGTATAAGCTTACCACGTATTGGTACCCTCACCATTCAGCTTCTGCACAATTTATGCAATGCTGTTTTTTGTTGGAATCCACACATTTTGAAGACCCCAAAAAGATGCATGACACCACTTTAATAACTTCAAACCTACCATGTTAGTTTTGTCTGCGCTGACAGCGACCCGTTATCATTTGGACAGATTTTCAAGACAGACGTCAAGTTTTCACACAATCGCCCATCAAACCtcccccacctttctctctcAAACATCATGCAACAACCTCTCACTGGTGGAACTCAATAACttcccacacaaacactcacacaagcacacatgtaCAGACAGATAAAATCAATGGCTACCTTCCTCCACATCAGGATGTACTTTACCGTTGCTGTCCAATGGAGGAGTCAACCCACTCACAGGATATTCAATTGCAAGCATGTACAAATTCATCATCTCTCTATCTCACTCATGTCAACTGCATTTACACATAAACCTTTGGGAAAGCTTTGtgtgcacacccacacatgtagaagcaaaacacacagacacaaacatccTCTCTTGTCACATGAAAACAGCCACACAAAAATACTCCAAAGGCGAGCTTGATTTATGAATGAACTGAGAGGTTAATAAAATGACACAGAGTGCACTTGCTTCTTTTTCCTGAGATGTGCATTAgattaaaaacaaacttttgatTGGATGATTGGTTGATTGGATAAACCATCTCAATGGTTGTGAATTGATTGTGTACTCTAATTGTTCAGATAATTCttaaaaacaccaaatgtttagggatataaataaatggatctGTTATCAGCCTCTAGAAAAAAAGTAGGTTCACTTTGGTGATTTATACAACAAGTATTGTTCTAAAAAGGCTATTTATCAAGGATCATAGAATTGAAATACTTTGATGTTAAGGTTTAaaattggctttaaaaaaatacaagccACTAGACCTGTTTGATTGTCTGGCATTATGCATTTGGGAATATAAAAAATCAGGGTCTCTGTGGCTGGTAACAGTGTGCTGTTTAATGGACTTGCGGTCAGAGAGAAGAATACCTCTGAAACAATTGGTTACCTGAGCGGGAAATGTCAGAGACAATCTTTCCTGCCCTTTTCTTTGCCCTTACATCATGCAGTTttcatgcaggttttttttaagagagAAGATGGCAGCTACCACTCAGCAgtgcagacaaaaacacttaaaGCTGTTTATGGAGCAGGAGGTGTTTGCAATCCTGACAATGATGGCGTGTGATCGGGAAAATTGGACCATGATTGGTTGTAAGGTGTCAGGCTACCTCGGCTGTACAGAACGTACATCTTCTGTGACACCTTAACTGTGATGAATTGTTGACTGACTCATTGTTATTGTGAGTGATGAAACCAGCCAAGGGGGGCTGCTCTGCAAACATGAAGCTTAATGGAAGGGATGACTTCCGCTGGACtacaaatgtaaacatgtaCAAAATAGCAAAAAtctatgtaaaaacattaaatgagTGTGTTGTTTTACAAGATAAGTTTTACTACAATGTTTCTAAATGAATAAGATGTGTGTGACAAGTGTCATTTGCTGTAGAACACTCTGCACTCACATCGCACCTTTATTTAATTAATCAGACAGCCCTACTGGACGCAACAAAAGCCTGCAGGACTTGAACTGTCTTGCTAATTATATctaacagagacacagacaaagCTTTCTGGCCGGCTTCTACATATTGAGTGAGGATAGCCCGATACCCATCACATGCATTAATAGCATGTTGCCGAAACAGAAGAAGTGATTTTGTGCCTAAGCAATACATTTAAGGATACGCTTCGGACCTTAATACATTGGTCACATAGATGTTGTTCAACTTATTGCCTGCTTGATTTGGATAACTCTGACTTCTGAAATCTCATCAAATTAACTTGAACCTTTACACAAAACTGTGGAATTTTCTCTCGCAGAGtcacacaaagaagaagaagaagaagaagaagaagaagaattgcaTGGACCAATCCAACATATATGAACTTAAGGCAAGTGAATTTGTATTAAGAGGTACTTAAAATAATCCAATCTACTATCTGTTCCTTTCTGCCGCTCCATATGAGAAGGTATACTCAAGTTTTTACAAACATGTCTCATGTGTCAATTATttctagagaaaaaaaaaacagcgagagATCTAACAAATAACTCAATTTGACATATTGCAACGCAAGTTGAAGAAATGGGAAATGGGAGTTGTTGTGCACCCTGTTGCGGTGGATGCTTGGAGTCGCCTGTTAGGTCCTTTTAACGGTAAAAGGAGCCATCAAACGGCTCACGGGCGCCGTTACCAGCCCAGCCCTGATTGCACCAGGTGTGCCTCTGATGCTCGGGGTGAAAGCCTTACGAGCAGCTTGCAGCGCTGCTCCTGAACGTGACCCCAAAGCTCGGCTCCGCGCGCACCGTGACCGCCTTCCAGCCGGCTCTGTGATCGGTTCGCACCTCGCGTGCTTTCGCGTGTAGCCAAGGTCGCGACCATGCACCTGTGAGGAAACATGTACGCGACTCTTGACAACGTCTCGACTCCAGCCGACTCCACCCTGTCAGGTGTCGACCCGCAGAGACTGCGGGAGCTGGCTCACCGCTCCGTCAAAGTAAGCGTTATTATCGTTTTGGGCGTGATGATCACTTTGGGGAATATCGCGGTTCTCCTGGTTATTACTTCCTCCGTGGCTGGTTGGTCAAGAAACTCTCGGtactttctcctctctctcactgctGCAGACTCTGCGTTTGGACTGCTGGTCATGCCCTTGAATCTGTGGGTGAGTCTGCTAAAGGACTACACCGAAGGGCCAGATGCGCTTTGTCACGTCGTGGCCTTCTGCAATGCCACCGTGTACTCCACCTGCATGTACACCCTGGCCACGATCAGCCTGGAGAGATACATCGCGGTGTTTTACCCGCTGCAATATTCCTCTCTGATGACGAGGAAAAGGACACTGCTCCTGATCGCCTTCGCCTGGTGCTTCCCTCCCTGCCTACTGTCGCCCATATCGTTCCCAGGTGGCATTATTGAGGTTCATTTTTCCACCGCGTCCCTGGTCTGCAACCCGTCCTACTCCACGAACGTCGGATACTCCCTCGGCCTCACGTGCTTTATATTTTTCCCCTGCTCCATCGTCATGACGTACGCTAACCTGAGAGTGTGGTGCGCGGCGAAGAGACAGCGGCTGAAACTGCGCAAATACGACTGCGCGCGTCGCAAGAGGCACAACGTGGCATCCAGAGTGCTCGTGCCCGTGATGGCAGCCTACTACGCCTGTTGGACGCCCTGCATGGCGGCTATGATCTACAATGGTAAGCGATACATGCAGGATTGCAGGGTGTGAGGAATGTGGAAACTTGGTACAAGAAAATATGACTTAACTgagacactcactcactcactcacacacctgAGACattcatgccatctcactagtgtgcgtgagagcatctctcTCGTGCTCTCATGTTTAGTGAGATGGCTCACGCTTAGTTCTTAGTGAGAATATCTCGCTTGGCTCTAGTCTGTGCATTTAGtcaaaatgaagacaaatgtgTCCACAATCATCTGAGGACGTCATATGCTCTAGAATAGTACCTATTTAGTGTATGTCTAGACTAGACGACCTTCACTGTCTTGAAAATACCTGAAATTGCGCTTGCAACccaatttatatttatatataagatCTACCCAATTAAGCAAACATGTAATGGCTATTTCCCCTCAGCACATGTCTCTATCGATTTCCGCGGCGACTGTGCTGATAAAAGTAGCAGTCAAAATTATTTAGCCAATTATGGACATGGATTTACTGACCGTTTTATGACtcaggctttttaaaaaacttgTTCTCATTCACTCCAACACCATTCTGTCTTGGAATAATTGACGGAAAGAGGAGTCACAGAATATTTTTAGAAGTAAAGACCTTTTCCATGGAGGGCTGTAATTCATCTGATATGGATGAAAATCTCTGCAAAATGAAGCTGACCGTCTTAACTTAAACTTCAAAGGGCCTCTATGTAAAGGGGTTGCTTCTACTGCACCAGAGATACCAGTTTATTTGGTACTTTAAATCTGGACTACGATGGCTTCATAATGTTGCTGTCGAAAAGTAGATAgtggtatgaaaaagtttgggcacccctgatcattttcaagatttgatgTTAAACAATCTTTGTTTTCAGGTCATTTGACGTTGTTTTGAGGCTCCCATGTTGCCAGTCTTCAGAGAAGATGCAAAGAGGAGAACAACATGCAACTGGCCCCCTTAAATACCCTTTCTCATGATTGGTTTCACCTGTGTATCTAGGTCAAGGGTCAATGAGCTTAACCAATCAAatattgtgttcaaataattaGTGCTAAAGGTATTCAAATATAACAACAAGGGTGCCCACATTTATGCACctgcctacttttgtttaagtaattattgcacactttctgttaatcctataaacttcatgtcacttcttaaatatcactgtttgtctgctatatgatatatttaattgaaattgctgTTCCGAACAACCAATGATACATAAAGGAAAATCTTAAATGATCAGGGCTGCCCAAACTTTTTCACACCACTGTATATCCAGATGGACtgcatttgattaatttgaCACTAGTTTGATAAAATGTCAACACAGGGTCAGCGACTGTTCTCAGTCAAGATGCCGTCTTGTACGAATGGTTTGGTTGCTCCGAATACTCTCTTTACTTGAATCTGTCATGTTTTCTGCCCCACAGCAGTCTCGGGTAGCCGCGCACCAGAGTGGATCGAGTTTGTGGTGGTTTGGCTGCCAACATCCAATGGTTTCCTCAACTGCATCTTCTACTTCTGGGTAAACCGAAGTTTCCGCAGGAAATtccacctcgtcctccacaGGCTGGCTCTGGCCATCTGCCCCAAACTGGCCGACACGCTTGAATCCTGCAGCCCTCTTAAGACACAGTTTGTGTCAGGAATTCTGGATAATAACAACAGTGTCCATGACCGTTCTTCAAgtgtctcctccacctgcaccctGTTGAGTTTGGCTTAGGATGTCTGCACCAGAAGAGCTCCACTGGCACGGTAAGAAACACTGTTAGTGACCTCTGTGCTGTTTGTACTGCTGGGCAGGTCAACTGAGGTCACACCATTGTCCTATAAGGAGCTCAGGGTAAGATGCGGGTTACATGGGTTACAATGCATACAGGGTTGCACTAAGGAATGCAATCATGGCAAGCACTTAATCACCACTGCATTTGAGTATtgtgtacttttcttttctttttttgttgctaaatGTATTGTTCAGTTGAGGAGAACATATAGGCTCAATTTATAActtatttggattttttttgttttacccaTGCATGGCATATTTCTAAGATGTGATTCACTGTCAGACACGGCATCTTAAAACaccttttagttgttttatagTTATCAGCCTTCTCTGTGCCACAGAAATGCctaatgttatttttgtaaatggCTATAGAACCAATCTTGTCCTAGTCAGCTGTTGTGTATTTAGACTTGTTGCTTACGTAAACACATTCGGCTCAGACCTTTGAGTTTGGTAAATTTGATCATCACAAGAAATTTTGACTCCTAATCAAAATGTGTGAACAATATGCGATTACAAGCGCTTTGAAGGATGAACGGCATCAAAATCTCCTTCTGTTTGAACCGTGCGTCAAAGATCTAAGACTTATAACAGCTAAAGGAAGTTAACCTTCAAGTCCCGGCATTTCAGTGTGTATAAAAGGAGAAAACTAATTATGCGGCCACACTGAAGAAAGGTCACCACATATGTGCTGGAAAGAGATAACTTGGGTAACTTCTGAGGCTGCGATTGTTTATTTTGAGATCTTAAGTCCAGCAGCATCCTCTCAGCGTCTTACAACCACAGTATGGAATCAACTTGGCAATGCCAATGacatgtttttcactaaatgGAGTTAACACTCGTATAGATTCATTTGAAATCAGGAGTATTTCCTAAAACATTCATAGAAACAGATTTTCAGGTACATTTTATACAACTTATTTTAGCCTAAGGGTGTCCCCATCGTTCATGTTTGTGCATATACTAATGTGTTAAGCATCAGAAGGACTGTATCTaaataatgcaaaaatattACCTATGTTAATAATGACTTTTGTATGTATACATTTTGTTATGTTTCTAAATTTCTAATTTTATAAagaatgaacaaaaaacaattgatAATGTAATGGTTTTTAGATGACCATTGAAATAAAGCATTATGCCTTTGAAGTGTCTTTGCTTAGTTTGAGTTCAGTATTTAACAATGCGTCatgtatcaaaaaaaaaaaagacgtttaaGTTCCTTAATACGTAAGAAGTTACTATATGGTTTGCTAAAGACAAGTGTTTAAACAtgcaagtttgtttttctcaggtcacattttaaagcttttcactTTACATTATTTGGATTTAAACTGATATTTAAGACGTAGTTTTTCATTAACTCATTAATGTGGTGTGGGCCAGAGCCCCTGGCTCTGCAACGTGACTTGGCagaaatgttatatttttgtTAGATATTTTTCCCTAGAGTAAATTGATTTTTCACGGGTCTTAATCCTTCAGGAAAAAAAGTGAGTAGGGgatgtttttattgtgaaaggagaGCCTTTTAGTGAGCCTTTTAAGCAGTTGTCAAAGCTACAAAGCCCTCTAAGGATTTCCTCTGCAGACCGCAAATCTGACACGCACATTGGTTGTTTGTGCTCCTGCATCTCTGCTAATGACATTTCTGCatgtatgaagaaaaaaaaaaaaaagaaatttaacACACGCATCTCATCTCACATCTCAATTAAAGTAATAAAAGTGTAGGGGATGGACCAAGTCAATCTACTAGTCCTGCAGAATGTTTGTTCCTGCAGCATCCAGCCAAGTGTTTTTCCCCAGCCATTTGAGATATTTGCCGAGCAGGTCTCCAGGGACGCTGGAGTGTTGTGCATTAGCAGCCCCAGGTCTCCTTGAGGATGGCTGCTGATACAAACGACAGGCGATCCAGTCATGTGGAATGATGTGTATCTGAGGACTTCATATGCTCCCAAAAATACAATAGTCTCTCCATGAGAGTTCATAATTATAACTACTGTAACCACCATTAAGATTGAAATATGtattataaatgtatataatgtataatataaatgtatttaggacacagaacatttatttagatCAAACAAGTTTCTAAAACATTCCTTACTTTGGCTTACTATACCAAACTGACAGTATTGCAAAAACATTCATGATACCTTTTGTCTTATTGGggagaaattattttaaacatttaaatagcatAGTCTTTGCAACACAATGTCAGAGTTATAatgtttcagttttgttttaCTATTGCATAACGTGTGTGCCCCCATGTGGGACAGCATTGTTTATCAAGTTTACTGCTGTTCCATATTTATGAAAACCTGGAGATAAAAATGTCTGTATTCTGCGATGAATATATTGGATTGTGAGCACAAGTCTTTAGTTattataatatacatttttccTGGTATACGATATAACATCTTGAGGTTGTAGTGCCACTCTGTGTTAATATTAAGTACTGCATGGAAAAGaaatcattaaatgttttttttggtgcttgAAAGATTTGCTCATTCTATGCACTTGAATGAGtatatttgcatgtttttgattGCAAAAGATGTGTCAATGCATATTCAAGTAGTACATGTAATATTGGATCTTTTTCAGATACactgaagtttaaaaaaataatttatgcaATGAGGGTGCATCCAGTTCTTGATATACGTATACTGTGTGATTAAACTAGAATGCAACAATAGGTGTTTTGTGAAGTTTTCTGGTCATGGGCCCTCTGCACTGTGAGGGCTCTTGTGGACTATACAGATGGGAAGGATTTCAGCTAGGTTACATGAAGGCCATTGTTACAATGGTTACATTTACAGGGCATCCAGAAAAGTATTCAGTGCTTCATTTTTCCAACATTTGTTATGTTACAGCCTTATTCCTAAATTGATTAATTTTTTCCTCAATTCTACACACAACACCCCATAATGATGCCCGCCTGGAGTTTTCCAAAAGGAACCTGAAGGACTTTCAGACCCTGAGAAACTAAATTCTCTGGTCTGATGAAACAGAGACTGAATGCCAAGTGTAATGTCTGGAGAAACCAGGCAGTGCTCATCGGGTGGCTAAATACACCTACAGATGAATGCAGCAATGTACTGAGCGGTTTGGACCTCGTGCGGCAGTTCATCTTTCAACAGGACAACAAAGGAGTGGCTTTGGGACCAATCTGTGAATGTCCTTGAGGGGCCGAGCCAGAGCCCTGACTTCAACCAATTGAACGTCTCTGGAGAGATGGGAAATGGCTTTGCACCAACGCTCCAATCCAACCGGGTGGAACTTGAGAGGCAAAGAATGGGAGAAACTGCCCAGAAATAGGTGGGCCAAGCTTGTAGCTTCATACTCAAGAAGACTTGAGGCTGTAATTGCTGCCAAAGGTGCTTCAACAAAGTATTGAGCAAAGGCTGTGACTTATATTTTtattcgtttaaaaaaaaagggtgtaaTACAATGTGGAAAAAGGGAAACACTGGGAATACTTTCCGGATGTCATTTTGGATCATTCAGTCACTGCTCTTTCACACTTTCCACCAAGGTACAGATAAATGCACTGACTTTCTTTTTGCTACTATAGAATTGTTGCCTACAACCATAATAGAACAATCTATATATAACTAATATTCAGCTGTTGCCCAAACTACTGTGTCTGGCCGTATTCCTTTCTCCCAGCATCAACCTGTCATGTCCTACCATGTTGGTAATTCAATAATCTGTATCAGACTTTGCTGCAGTATAGAAGAGGACCACCAGCAATTAACGCATGAGTCTTCTGTCATGAGCAGAGGTTATTGGATGTCTGTCCTCTCTGGCAAGCATACCCATCATAGGTCAGGAAGGTATTTGTCTGACAATTACAAGCAAGAAGGGACATTTTAAAAGGACAGTTAAATTATGAGACATTAAGTGTGATAACGTCTTAAGTAGCACACCATTTACATATCTTTTGAAAGATGAATTTTAATCATAGACCTTTGACAGAGAATGACCATTGAACTGTAAAGAGATGGGAATTATTAAAGCCAGTAAACTAGATCTTTACATCCAAGTTATTTTAGTCACATGCAAAAATAGCAAGTTAGATTCACAAATAGGTGGTAAGTGGACGTCAAAGTGTTGTAGTTGCTGTTTCATTAGTCATGGGAAATGAAAAGTGCTTTGCAAACCTTATCATTGCATATTTAACATTACCAACAACTGAACAGCAACCTAGAAAATTAAAGATGTTGAGTAACTCAAATGATTGAGCATATATATGCTCTGTGGCCTGAAACACACCAGACTTAATAACAATTCAAACCCTCTGATAGCTGCAGGACCACTCGCATTGAGTAAAGATGCATAACAAGGAAACCAAGTTGTGAAGTTATTGATCCAAGGGTTTTTGCACAGCATTGTAACTAGATAATAAAATATTCCTGGCTTACATACATTAATGTATATCAATATACGGTTTAGGCAGTTAAAACACTAATTCCAGATAACAGAACTATAGAAAAATAGGACGCATCAGAACACACACTAAATAAGCACTGATAGCATAACTAACTAAAGAACAGATCTGACACTGCAGTTACATTACATCATTTGAATGCATTAACAAACAATAAATGCAAGCAAGCCATTTTAAATTAGAAATGTGTTGAATAGTGAATGCAATAAACTCCTGATTCATATGGTTCTGTATCATTAACATTTTtacttcattcaaatgtttagttgtactttaataaaacaaaaatgcatcAGAAATCCGTACTTAGTGTAAAAAGTAGAATGTAGCATCTCAACTATTACCCTCATCTTTTCACTCTGCATATTGATATCAACCATTTGGCTGTGAGAGATGATTGTGCATGTAAACTAGGCAGGAAAACCTTTTTCTGAGCAGGCCAATGGTTATCAAAGTTattgacaaaaatgcatttgaaaattTAAGTTATGGACAGCATTGTTAACAGGCAGggaccaagaaataaaaagaaactgaaGGCTGGCAATTTAATAAAGTCCTCGCCTTTGTTTGGTGCACTCAATGAAGATGGAAAGGAACAAAAAGCACTTCATCAAACAGCTCAGCTCTTTTTCTAGGATGCAGACACTCTCGTTCAGCGTGAGGAAGTTTTTGGTTGGACATTAAGGCCTCCAGATGAAAagaatgtgatgaaaaaaatgatGTCAGCTCAAGAAGACTTGTGTTCCAACAGGTAGTAGCGATACACGACACCAACGGCAACTGCTGCAATAGCAGATATCAACCATGTGgtccaggagctgctggaaaGAAATTTACAGCTTTATAGCCAGAAAACTTAAAAGCCATAAAAAGATTATATACATTTATGGCCCCATTGCAT carries:
- the zgc:162592 gene encoding histamine H2 receptor, encoding MYATLDNVSTPADSTLSGVDPQRLRELAHRSVKVSVIIVLGVMITLGNIAVLLVITSSVAGWSRNSRYFLLSLTAADSAFGLLVMPLNLWVSLLKDYTEGPDALCHVVAFCNATVYSTCMYTLATISLERYIAVFYPLQYSSLMTRKRTLLLIAFAWCFPPCLLSPISFPGGIIEVHFSTASLVCNPSYSTNVGYSLGLTCFIFFPCSIVMTYANLRVWCAAKRQRLKLRKYDCARRKRHNVASRVLVPVMAAYYACWTPCMAAMIYNAVSGSRAPEWIEFVVVWLPTSNGFLNCIFYFWVNRSFRRKFHLVLHRLALAICPKLADTLESCSPLKTQFVSGILDNNNSVHDRSSSVSSTCTLLSLA